Proteins encoded in a region of the Raphanus sativus cultivar WK10039 chromosome 8, ASM80110v3, whole genome shotgun sequence genome:
- the LOC108831809 gene encoding uncharacterized protein LOC108831809, whose amino-acid sequence MASKGFGDWKNILDWMRHHETSLEHIKCMSQWMELESRLQKNQIIDKHVQQELNKERNHWKDVMVRIFSLVKTLAKQNLTFRGKNEKLRVDGNGNFLSFIDSMAEWDPVMREHVRSFEDGESRYHYLSNRIQNELIAMIADEIKGKIIQKIQSAKYYSVIVDCTPDISHHEQMTLILRCVDVSAASPKIEEFFLTFLIVNNTSGEGLFSEIQNVLIALDLNIDDVRGQGWKILEDMVGGLTVKSLSHTRWESHVECVKAIRFQAPKIRDALVYIAETTDDPKTQKAMGIEASFPTKKRRVIKRKKFFDKAPEIVDEAVDLSPEESFRISYFLQVMDQALYSLETRFEQFHKYEQTFGFLFDLEKLKSASDESLKAYCVNLEASLKHGNHYDVIGDDLFFELSVLRDALPQHYKRPIEVLNFLKETEECYPNSWIGYQILLTVPVSVASAERSFSKLKIIKSYLRSTMSQERLNGLAIISIERELVRNLDYENLVKEFVEKEGRKIMS is encoded by the exons ATGGCATCAAAAGGATTTGGTGAttggaaaaatattttggattggATGAGACATCATGAAACTAGTCTTGAGCATATCAAATGCATGAGTCAGTGGATGGAGCTTGAATCAAGGCTGCagaaaaaccaaataattgatAAGCATGTGCAACAAGAACTCAACAAAGAGAGAAACCACTGGAAAGATGTGATGGTTAGAATTTTTTCATTAGTCAAAACTCTTGCTAAACAGAATTTAACATTTCGTGGGAAAAATGAAAAGTTAAGAGTAGATGGAAATGGTAACTTCTTAAGTTTTATTGACTCCATGGCTGAATGGGATCCAGTAATGAGAGAGCATGTCAGAAGTTTTGAAGATGGAGAATCTCGTTATCACTATCTCAGCAATAGAATTCAGAATGAGTTGATAGCAATGATAGCTGATGAGATCAAAGGAAAGATCATACAAAAGATTCAAAGTGCAAAGTATTATTCAGTCATTGTTGATTGCACCCCAGATATTAGTCATCATGAACAAATGACTCTTATACTTCGATGTGTGGATGTTTCAGCAGCTTCACCTAAGATAGAAGAATTTTTCCTCACTTTCTTAATAGTTAATAATACATCTGGAGAAGGGCTTTTTAGTGAGATTCAGAATGTGTTGATTGCTCTTGATCTAAATATTGATGATGTGAGGGGACAAG GGTGGAAGATATTGGAAGATATGGTAGGAGGTTTGACTGTTAAATCTTTATCGCATACACGTTGGGAAAGTCATGTTGAATGTGTCAAGGCAATAAGATTTCAAGCTCCCAAGATAAGAGATGCTTTAGTTTATATAGCAGAAACTACGGATGACCCAAAAACACAAA AAGCTATGGGGATTGAAGCTTCATTCCCAACAAAAAAGAGGCGTgtcatcaaaagaaaaaagttttttgATAAAGCACCAGAGATAGTGGATGAAGCTGTGGATTTATCTCCAGAAGAGAGCTTTAGAATTTCTTATTTCCTCCAAGTTATGGATCAAGCTCTTTATTCTCTTGAGACAAGATTTGAGCAATTTCACAAGTATGAGCAAACCTTTGGTTTTCTGTTTGATCTGGAAAAACTGAAGTCTGCAAGTGACGAGAGTTTGAAGGCATATTGTGTCAATCTTGAAGCCTCTTTAAAGCATGGAAACCATTATGATGTTATTGGGGATGATCTGTTTTTTGAACTATCTGTTCTAAGAGATGCTTTGCCACAGCACTACAAGAGACCTATTGAAGTTTTAAACTTTCTGAAAGAAACAGAAGAGTGTTATCCAAACTCATGGATTGGTTATCAAATACTATTGACGGTTCCGGTTTCAGTCGCCTCTGCAGAAAGAAGCTTTTCCAAgttaaagataataaaatctTACCTGCGATCAACCATGTCACAAGAAAGACTGAATGGTTTAGCAATAATATCTATAGAAAGAGAACTAGTTAGGAATCTAGATTATGAGAATTTGGTGAAAGAGTTTGTTGAAAAGGAGGGGAGAAAGATTATGTCGTAg
- the LOC108831811 gene encoding uncharacterized protein LOC108831811, translated as MKDEFHSQNPPIVHRDIKSANVLMDKSLNVHRYQRWHQKEGSCLHRRGSLPILMNRHRKLISFAWLGLWKFCNKMVGLSYLALAAARSKLEKIGSSLRCRRCATPNVTCIIKYQVELCVDDGVDNATFVVFDREMVKLTKHDAAGLTPNEMNGGGGEELLQCVKDIAGIFFFQIRVMPFNFTPSHLAFTVSVITDTIAAETFKTNGAEFVAGEGSEASASAGKKVEDNEPSPPLAGGAKREHKHPRE; from the exons ATGAAGGACGAATTCCACTCGCAGAACCCGCCGATCGTGCACAGAGACATCAAATCGGCGAACGTGCTGATGGACAAGAGCCTGAACGTGCATCGATACCAAAGATGGCATCAAAAAGAAGGAAGTTGTCTCCATAGGAGAGGTTCATTACCAATTCTGATGAACAG ACACAGGAAGCTGATTTCATTTGCATGGCTCGGGTTGTGGAAGTTCTGCAACAAAATGGTTGGTCTTTCGTATCTTGCACTGGCTGCAGCAAGATCGAAGCTTGAGAAAATTGGCAGTTCACTCCGTTGCAGACGTTGTGCTACTCCGAACGTCACATGTATTATAAA GTACCAGGTTGAACTCTGCGTTGATGATGGTGTTGATAATGCCACTTTTGTGGTCTTCGACAGGGAGATGGTGAAGCTTACTAAGCATGATGCAGCTGGCCTGACTCCCAATGAG ATGAATGGTGGTGGGGGCGAGGAACTCCTACAATGTGTTAAAGACATTgctggaattttttttttccagatacGTGTGATGCCATTCAATTTTACCCCAAGCCACCTTGCGTTCACTGTGTCTGTAATCACTGACACCATCGCTGCTGAG ACGTTCAAAACCAACGGGGCTGAATTTGTTGCGGGGGAAGGCAGCGAAGCATCAGCATCTGCCGGCAAAAAGGTTGAAGACAATGAACCAAGTCCACCCCTTGCTGGAGGCGCAAAGCGTGAACATAAGCACCCCCGTGAGTGA